In Ischnura elegans chromosome 9, ioIscEleg1.1, whole genome shotgun sequence, the following proteins share a genomic window:
- the LOC124165460 gene encoding uncharacterized protein LOC124165460 — protein MDGKPHVVAGEAPESDCEDDVKIVPNSKSSTASTPQGIVVAGEAPESDEENEDAGSVSSCASVTSVSSTTSHGSKQTSGWRSKSSEGPKYSTLLHKKLRERNMSLHRNISDLTNHTIHNATKDLNAINQGLLKSQVTLQEAATSLHVLLAMTVKLKDSLNVTISSSAPFLPSIQPHTT, from the exons ATGGACGGCAAACCTCATGTTGTTGCCGGAGAGGCTCCCGAGTCTGACTGTGAAGACGACGTGAAGATT GTCCCAAATTCTAAATCGAGCACAGCGTCAACACCACAGGGCATAGTGGTTGCAGGGGAAGCTCCTGAATCGGACGAGGAGAATGAGG ATGCTGGAAGTGTAAGTAGTTGTGCTAGCGTTACGTCCGTATCGTCAACGACATCGCATGGGTCGAAACAAACATCTGGCTGGAGGAGCAAAAGCAGTGAAGGACCGAAATATAGTACcctattacataaaaaattac GTGAAAGGAACATGTCTTTGCATCGTAATATATCAGACTTGACCAACCACACTATTCATAATGCTACCAAAGATCTGAATGCCATCAATCAAGGACTTTTGAAGTCACAG GTAACCTTGCAAGAGGCTGCAACTTCTTTACATGTTCTTCTTGCCATGACTGTAAAACTAAAAGACTCTTTGAATGTGACCATTTCTTCTTCTGCACCTTTCTTGCCAAGTATTCAACCACATACAACCTAG